In the Acropora muricata isolate sample 2 chromosome 1, ASM3666990v1, whole genome shotgun sequence genome, one interval contains:
- the LOC136925809 gene encoding uncharacterized protein — MVKFQDKCTIHLGVHRESSQFVDISNLPWMVKNLIRGVFVRSGFADKTKKKKLGPCPLGTFVDSSRADPSCQHCPAGGYYSDSLAFVSASCKRCSDGSFVHLNDAPGKSHFDCKACPTGTDGKSFAGFRACYCQDGFFRRHMFKGCEACAKYDGFKCTNDSFYLKKGYWWKWENETSKELFISFRDALSKNSSVENNSTYEYPYPLPQPHRCPRPESCLGGMDSNCSEGYEGPLCDVCRQGYYKQLKTCRECPSKKWMIGQLCLIAAVIFVITAVVAWRSKKQMKKKKGRSLGDLILSKMKIVIGFYQVTFGMIEAFAFIKWPESLTFIGKYSEMLQLNVLQIAPIHCLFANLKVDAFGRLYAILSINAAVIIFGFAFYGIRKVLIIRKTLENQEEKVKKISETKQIAYKAVFFVLYVTYLSTCSKAANVLPLACRSICYTENATQCETFLRDDFTINCSSQEFRRPVIVAYFSVIYVIVLPAAALVMLWRHWKTLKTSADEDNDESTHSQSSEVIAGLSFLFQNYKIRRWYWEFVETGRKVILTSGIILLGAESRAYIGMSLILSGYYGMLFAHMKPIEDPSENSLMLSSLAVTYVNLVIGAVSRIPEEEALSSTMYPNLEKVLFDILVVGANVLVILIILVQYAMFIYRFFKEWRKNPRWSFSCCLALLLPLNDLQQEVLGMTGKNVLKQQLKTGNVDMPSLSGALKESGAVSIELNTFPEHQEETSASPSEETETGPKKKGNADKWTVSTGDEPEEQATTTKKEVKQNMQTGNVNMSSESGGLKKSGEVRIVLASIHERPKKARGSLTEEKNRLPQDTLRQEIRENPLKRELKTGNVNTPSESGALKKSGAVRVVRASIHERPKNTRGSISEEKNRLPQDTLQQEIRERRTKNPLKQQLKTGNFNAPSESGALKKSGAVDFVLVTIHEHPKQACGSPSEERGTGEMKQGDDNKVATSTPEEELEETRL, encoded by the exons ATGGTCAAATTTCAGGACAAATGCACGATCCACCT TGGTGTTCACAGAGAATCATCCCAATTTGTCGATATCTCTAATTTGCCATGGATGGTTAAAAATCTCATACGTGGTGTGTTTGTTCGAAGTGGATTTGCTGAtaaaactaaaaagaaaaagcttggCCCCTGTCCTTTAGGGACCTTTGTTGATAGTTCTCGCGCCGATCCGAGCTGCCAACACTGCCCAGCTG GTGGCTACTATTCAGACAGCTTAGCTTTTGTGAGTGCCAGTTGCAAGAGATGTTCAGATGGCAGCTTCGTCCACCTCAATGATGCTCCtggaaaaagccattttgacTGCAAAGCCTGTCCTACAG GGACGGACGGAAAGTCATTTGCAGGATTCCGGGCCTGTTACTGTCAAGATGGTTTCTTCCGAAGACACATGTTCAAAGGCTGCGAAGCTTGTGCTAAGTATGATGGATTTAAATGCACGAATGActctttttatcttaaaaaggGATACTGGTGGAAATGGGAGAACGAGACGAGCAAAGAACTTTTCATATCCTTTCGTGACGCCCTAAGCAAGAATTCATCTGTGGAAAACAATTCCACCTATGAGTATCCATACCCTCTTCCTCAACCACATAGATGTCCAAGACCGGAGTCATGTTTGGGAGGCATGGATTCCAATTGTTCTGAAGGTTATGAAGGGCCATTGTGTGATGTGTGCCGGCAAGGATATTACAAACAGCTTAAGACGTGCAGGGAGTGCCCATCAAAGAAATGGATGATCGGACAGCTCTGCCTTATAGCGGCAGTAATTTTTGTAATAACTGCGGTTGTAGCttggagaagcaagaaacaaatgaagaagaaaaaaggtcgCTCCTTGGGAGATCTCATtcttagcaaaatgaaaatagtcATTGGTTTCTACCAAGTCACTTTTGGAATGATTGAGGCATTTGCCTTcataaaatggccagaatcgctTACATTTATCGGAAAATATTCTGAGATGCTGCAGCTAAATGTCCTCCAGATCGCTCCAATCCACTGCCTCTTTGCAAATCTGAAAGTGGATGCTTTTGGAAGATTGTATGCCATACTTAGCATAAATGCTGCAGTGATCATTTTCGGATTCGCCTTTTACGGCATCAGGAAAGTCTTAATAATCAGAAAGACCTTGGAAAACCAAgaagaaaaagtcaagaaaatttcagaaacaaagcAGATAGCCTACAAGGcagtttttttcgttctttacgTAACTTACCTCAGCACGTGCTCGAAGGCAGCAAATGTTCTCCCTCTTGCTTGTCGCTCTATTTGCTACACCGAAAATGCAACACAATGTGAAACTTTTCTCAGAGATGATTTCACTATAAATTGTTCAAGCCAAGAATTCCGACGACCTGTTATTGTGGCATACTTCAGTGTCATCTACGTCATTGTTCTACCTGCAGCAGCCCTGGTTATGCTTTGGAGGCATTGGAAAACTCTAAAAACATCAGCTGACGAAGACAACGATGAGTCGACACATTCCCAAAGTTCCGAGGTCATCGCAGGATTGagttttttgttccaaaactacAAGATTCGCAGGTGGTATTGGGAATTTGTTGAAACGGGTCGAAAAGTGATTCTTACATCTGGTATTATCCTGCTTGGAGCGGAGAGCAGAGCTTACATTGGAATGTCTCTCATTCTGTCCGGTTACTATGGTATGCTTTTTGCTCACATGAAGCCGATAGAGGATCCCTCAGAAAATTCCTTGATGTTGTCTTCTCTTGCAGTCACGTACGTCAATCTCGTAATAGGTGCTGTAAGTAGAATCCCAGAAGAAGAGGCTCTATCCTCGACAATGTACCCAAACCTGGAAAAAGTCTTGTTCGACATATTGGTGGTTGGAGCGAATGTCTtggttattttaattattttgg tccagTACGCCATGTTTATTTATCGTTTTTTCAAAGAGTGGCGTAAAAACCCACGATGGTCTTTTTCCTGTTGCTTGGCGTTGCTTCTTCCTCTGAATGACCTCCAGCAAGAGGTACTAGGAATGACGGGAAAAAACGTACTAAAACAACAGCTGAAAACTGGCAACGTCGACATGCCATCGCTGTCTGGTGCGCTTAAGGAAAGTGGAGCAGTGAGCATTGAACTTAATACTTTCCCAGAGCACCAAGAGGAGACCAGTGCATCTCCTTCTGAGGAAACAGAAACTGgcccaaagaaaaaaggaaatgctGACAAATGGACAGTTAGCACAGGAGATGAACCGGAGGAGCAAGCGACGACAACAAAAAAGGAAGTGAAACAGAACATGCAAACTGGTAACGTAAATATGTCATCGGAGTCTGGAGGCTTAAAGAAAAGTGGAGAAGTGAGAATCGTCCTTGCCAGTATTCATGAGCGCCCGAAAAAAGCAAGAGGATCCCTTACTGAAGAAAAGAATCGTCTCCCTCAGGATACCTTGCGGCAAGAGATAAGAGAAAACCCATTGAAACGAGAGCTGAAAACTGGTAACGTCAATACCCCATCAGAgtctggagccttaaagaaaagtgGAGCAGTGAGAGTCGTCCGTGCCAGTATTCATGAACGCCCGAAAAACACAAGAGGATCCATTAGTGAAGAAAAGAATCGTCTGCCTCAGGATACCTTGCAGCAAGAGATAAGAGAGAGAAGAACGAAAAACCCATTGAAACAACAGCTGAAAACTGGTAACTTCAATGCCCCATCGGAgtctggagccttaaagaaaagtgGAGCAGTTGATTTTGTCCTTGTCACTATTCACGAGCACCCGAAACAGGCCTGTGGATCTCCTTCTGAAGAAAGGGGCACTggtgaaatgaaacaaggagATGATAACAAAGTGGCAACTAGCACGCCTGAGGAGGAGTTGGAGGAGACCCGCTTATGA